One window of Pseudacidobacterium ailaaui genomic DNA carries:
- the glmU gene encoding bifunctional UDP-N-acetylglucosamine diphosphorylase/glucosamine-1-phosphate N-acetyltransferase GlmU, translating to MRIAIVIMAAGKGTRLKSKRAKVLHQIGGKPLLEHVISAARQIVPPQDIFVIVGHQAGAVQAEMAHTGVNFVLQSEQRGTGHAILCARQAVHGYEHILVLSGDVPLLEAQTIAQLRDFHIAEHAAMTILTAVPENPFGYGRILRKSANSPEVAAIVEQKALTSAQEKIGEINSGIYAFSTKPLFEHIQELSTNNAHGEYYLTDMARILVEEGERVIALQAPSATQVLGANTLAELASLDAEIRLATARRLMASGVTIYRPETTVLDADVEVAPDTIIEPFVQLLGHTRIGEGCRIRSYSVIENSTLENHVLVRQGCVILDSHVRAGALIGPYAHLRPGSEIGEEAHIGNFVETKKVRLGKGSKANHLTYLGDAEIGSGVNIGAGTITCNYDGTSKHRTLIEDGVFVGSDSTLVAPIVIGRGAYIAAASCITEDVPEDALALGRARQTTKPGWVSAHRGTRQPAKDAVKGS from the coding sequence ATGCGAATCGCCATTGTGATTATGGCCGCGGGCAAAGGAACGCGGCTGAAATCAAAACGCGCCAAGGTACTGCACCAGATTGGCGGTAAGCCTCTGCTGGAACATGTCATCTCTGCTGCACGGCAGATTGTTCCTCCACAGGACATCTTCGTCATCGTTGGACATCAGGCCGGAGCAGTACAGGCCGAAATGGCGCACACGGGCGTAAATTTTGTCCTGCAGTCTGAACAACGCGGAACAGGGCACGCCATCCTTTGCGCCCGGCAGGCCGTGCATGGATACGAGCATATTCTGGTCCTTTCTGGCGATGTTCCGCTGCTCGAAGCACAAACTATCGCGCAGCTTCGCGATTTTCACATTGCCGAGCACGCTGCCATGACCATCCTGACAGCTGTACCCGAAAATCCCTTCGGGTACGGCCGTATTTTGCGCAAATCAGCCAACTCGCCGGAAGTTGCAGCAATCGTAGAACAAAAAGCGCTTACCTCGGCTCAGGAAAAAATCGGAGAAATCAATTCAGGAATTTATGCTTTCTCCACCAAGCCGCTTTTTGAGCACATTCAGGAATTGAGCACGAACAACGCGCACGGCGAATACTACCTTACCGACATGGCCCGCATTTTGGTTGAAGAGGGCGAACGGGTCATCGCACTTCAGGCCCCGTCAGCAACCCAGGTGCTTGGTGCGAATACGCTGGCCGAATTGGCCTCGCTTGATGCCGAGATACGACTCGCTACCGCGCGCAGGCTCATGGCCAGCGGCGTCACAATTTACCGTCCGGAAACCACCGTGCTGGATGCCGACGTTGAAGTTGCACCGGATACCATCATTGAGCCCTTTGTGCAGTTGCTGGGCCACACCAGGATTGGCGAAGGCTGCCGAATTCGTTCCTATTCGGTCATTGAAAACTCAACGCTTGAGAACCACGTGCTCGTGCGGCAGGGGTGCGTCATCCTCGATTCCCATGTTCGCGCAGGTGCACTGATTGGCCCCTACGCCCATCTGCGGCCAGGCAGTGAAATCGGCGAAGAGGCCCACATCGGAAACTTTGTTGAGACCAAGAAGGTCCGTTTAGGTAAAGGCTCCAAGGCCAACCATCTTACTTATCTTGGCGATGCGGAAATCGGGAGCGGCGTCAACATCGGTGCTGGCACCATCACCTGTAACTACGATGGCACCAGCAAGCACCGCACTTTGATTGAAGATGGTGTTTTTGTGGGCAGTGATTCCACGCTGGTGGCCCCCATTGTCATCGGACGTGGAGCTTACATCGCAGCCGCGTCCTGTATTACTGAGGATGTCCCGGAAGATGCTTTGGCCCTGGGCAGGGCGCGACAGACCACCAAACCCGGA
- a CDS encoding M16 family metallopeptidase, which produces MTYHPGSGKFGHRVFGAVQFLLVAMLFLVPCLAPAQQAQPWKQIPIPPLHPFHPQQPKRIPLPNGMVILLQEDHELPLINGFIEIRGGSRDEAATKAGLVGLYADAWRTSGTATHNGDQLDDLLEARAAKVETGGDIDSTSLSWSCLTRDEDFVFGVVLDLLEHPVFREDKLQLAKQQAAASIVRRNDDAEGIAAREAAKLVYGPDSPYARQPELATIQAVTLDDLRQWHDKTVVASNMVLGISGDFNTDEMEKVLRHAFANLPRGEAIPPVKEEFTGPKPGVYYVDKSDVNQSNVFIVGLGTQRNNPDYFALSVMNEIFSGGFGSRLFQDVRTKLGLAYAVGGSYGSSYDHPGMFRVIAATKSQTTVQAAEAMLDEVRGLKTRPFTEDELRRAKDEVLNSFIFNYDTKDKVLAEAAKLEFYGYPPDFLERYRENVEKVTIADLERVSRKYIDPSRLAVLVVGNEKEFGTPLTALNMGTPHPIDISIPGLPPQEPKVAGSPEGAQ; this is translated from the coding sequence ATGACTTACCATCCGGGGTCCGGCAAGTTTGGACACCGCGTCTTCGGCGCAGTGCAGTTTCTCCTTGTAGCGATGCTCTTTCTGGTTCCCTGCCTTGCCCCCGCGCAGCAGGCACAGCCCTGGAAACAGATTCCCATTCCCCCGCTGCATCCATTTCATCCGCAGCAACCGAAGCGCATTCCATTGCCCAATGGCATGGTCATTCTTCTTCAGGAAGACCACGAGCTGCCATTGATCAACGGCTTTATTGAGATACGCGGCGGATCACGGGATGAAGCAGCCACCAAGGCCGGCCTGGTGGGGCTTTACGCGGATGCATGGCGCACCAGCGGAACAGCCACGCACAACGGCGACCAACTGGATGACCTTCTGGAAGCGCGCGCGGCCAAAGTGGAGACCGGAGGCGACATCGACTCTACTTCCCTTTCCTGGTCCTGCCTGACGAGGGATGAGGATTTCGTCTTTGGTGTCGTCTTAGACCTGCTGGAACACCCGGTCTTCCGCGAAGACAAACTTCAGCTGGCAAAACAGCAGGCCGCGGCCTCGATTGTTCGCCGCAACGATGATGCCGAAGGTATTGCTGCCCGCGAGGCGGCCAAGCTTGTCTATGGGCCAGACAGCCCCTACGCACGTCAGCCCGAGCTTGCAACCATCCAGGCGGTCACGCTGGATGATCTGAGGCAGTGGCACGACAAGACAGTTGTTGCCAGCAATATGGTTCTCGGGATTTCTGGTGATTTCAACACGGACGAAATGGAGAAGGTCCTGCGGCATGCCTTCGCGAACTTGCCCCGTGGCGAAGCCATACCCCCTGTGAAGGAAGAGTTCACCGGGCCAAAACCGGGCGTCTACTACGTGGACAAGAGCGACGTAAACCAGAGCAACGTTTTCATTGTTGGACTAGGCACGCAGCGGAACAATCCGGACTATTTTGCGCTTTCGGTGATGAACGAAATCTTCTCCGGCGGCTTTGGGTCGCGACTCTTTCAGGATGTGCGCACGAAGCTGGGACTTGCCTATGCGGTCGGAGGCAGTTATGGGTCCTCTTATGATCATCCCGGCATGTTCCGCGTGATCGCGGCAACAAAGAGCCAGACCACCGTGCAGGCGGCGGAGGCCATGCTCGATGAGGTCCGCGGCCTGAAGACCAGACCCTTTACCGAGGATGAGCTTCGCCGCGCCAAGGATGAGGTCCTGAACTCGTTTATTTTCAATTACGACACCAAAGACAAAGTGCTGGCAGAAGCAGCAAAGCTTGAATTTTATGGCTACCCGCCCGACTTTCTGGAACGCTATCGCGAAAACGTAGAAAAGGTAACGATTGCGGATTTGGAGCGTGTGTCCCGGAAGTATATCGATCCGTCCAGGCTGGCGGTGCTTGTCGTTGGTAACGAAAAGGAGTTTGGGACGCCATTGACTGCTCTTAACATGGGTACGCCACACCCGATTGATATCTCGATTCCTGGACTTCCGCCTCAGGAACCAAAAGTTGCTGGAAGTCCTGAAGGAGCGCAGTGA
- a CDS encoding M16 family metallopeptidase, producing the protein MRFSSAVRLLALFWCATLAAFAQDLASFEKRVTTKVLPNGLTIVLCQRPEAPVFSYFTIVDAGSANDPGGESGLAHMFEHLAFKGTKDIGTTDYAAEKVALDKVEKAYAAYDTESLKRVGRDPEKLKQLHAAFEQAVAEAQKYVIPNQFTEIAEENGAVGLNAETSLDATQYFWSMPSNRLQLWAYLESDRIANPVPREFYKERDVVMEERRMRVDSSPIGRMVEQFLATAYMAHPYRRPGVGWASELSHITATEADAFHKEYYVPSNIVIAVVGDVDPAQAMPVLEKYFGAIPAGPKPPEMTTVEPPQTAEKSVVIQEPTQPLYLEGYHRPDYRDPDDAVYDAIQDIFSNGRTSRLYRSLVRDQKIAVEAEGFSGFPGDKYPGLFAFFAVPAPGHTPQEMRTAIHKEIDRLKTTDVSDEELAMFKTRARADILRGLADNQGLAEQLATYQLRYGDWRELFNQLKRIDAVSKADIRRVANKTFVPTNRTYTMVEFHAPEQARQTKGGAQ; encoded by the coding sequence ATGAGATTCTCTTCCGCCGTCCGTTTGCTTGCCCTCTTCTGGTGTGCAACACTTGCAGCCTTTGCGCAGGACCTGGCCAGCTTTGAAAAGCGCGTCACGACGAAGGTCCTGCCCAACGGCCTGACGATCGTTCTCTGCCAGCGCCCAGAGGCACCGGTGTTTTCCTACTTCACGATTGTGGATGCAGGAAGTGCGAATGATCCCGGGGGAGAGTCCGGACTGGCGCATATGTTTGAGCATCTGGCCTTCAAAGGCACAAAAGACATTGGCACCACAGATTACGCAGCGGAAAAGGTCGCGCTGGATAAAGTGGAAAAGGCCTATGCCGCTTACGATACTGAGTCACTCAAACGAGTCGGGCGCGATCCGGAGAAGCTGAAGCAGCTCCATGCCGCCTTTGAGCAGGCTGTAGCTGAGGCGCAGAAGTATGTCATTCCCAATCAGTTCACAGAAATCGCGGAAGAAAATGGCGCAGTCGGCCTTAATGCTGAGACCAGCCTGGACGCCACGCAGTATTTCTGGAGTATGCCTTCAAACCGCCTCCAGCTGTGGGCGTATCTGGAAAGCGACCGCATCGCCAACCCGGTTCCGCGGGAGTTTTATAAGGAGCGAGACGTCGTCATGGAAGAGCGACGGATGAGGGTGGATTCCAGCCCCATTGGCCGGATGGTGGAACAGTTTCTTGCCACGGCATATATGGCGCACCCGTATCGCCGTCCCGGAGTGGGCTGGGCCAGCGAGCTGAGCCACATTACAGCAACGGAGGCGGATGCCTTCCACAAAGAGTATTATGTGCCTTCTAACATTGTGATCGCCGTGGTAGGAGATGTGGACCCGGCCCAGGCCATGCCCGTGCTGGAAAAGTATTTCGGGGCCATCCCGGCCGGCCCTAAGCCGCCAGAGATGACCACCGTTGAGCCCCCCCAGACCGCTGAAAAGTCTGTGGTTATCCAGGAACCGACACAGCCGCTTTATCTTGAGGGATATCACAGGCCTGACTACCGTGATCCAGACGACGCTGTCTATGACGCCATCCAGGACATCTTTTCCAACGGACGCACCTCCCGTTTATACCGCAGCCTGGTACGGGACCAGAAGATTGCGGTGGAAGCAGAAGGATTCAGCGGGTTTCCTGGGGACAAATATCCGGGCCTTTTCGCGTTTTTTGCTGTCCCCGCCCCAGGGCATACCCCTCAGGAAATGAGGACCGCAATCCACAAAGAAATTGACAGGCTGAAAACCACCGATGTTTCCGATGAAGAGCTCGCCATGTTTAAGACCCGCGCCCGCGCGGACATCCTGCGCGGACTGGCTGATAATCAAGGACTGGCTGAACAACTGGCTACCTATCAACTGCGCTACGGCGACTGGCGAGAGTTATTCAATCAGCTGAAGCGCATTGATGCGGTGAGTAAGGCGGACATCCGGCGCGTAGCCAATAAAACATTTGTGCCCACCAACAGGACATACACGATGGTTGAATTTCATGCCCCTGAACAGGCCCGGCAAACCAAGGGAGGTGCGCAGTGA
- a CDS encoding 3-hydroxyacyl-CoA dehydrogenase/enoyl-CoA hydratase family protein, translating into MKTANASSPPLFRRCAVLGAGTMGSRIAAHLANAGVPVLLLDIVPEGADAGSRDRVATQAVQSLLKGKPAAFFDATNANLITPGNFEDDLPHLTTCDWIIEAVTEDLEIKQALLTRIAPYLGPASIVTTNTSGLPVASIAAKMPSEFRRRWFGTHFFNPPRYMRLLEIIQTPEADPQAVAAIASFADRRLGKAIVYARDTPNFIANRIGVFAMLTAIELMQQLDLTIEEVDALTGSAIGWPRTGTFRLADMVGIDVLAHVAKNFSRIKSEDAAAAKLPDFLEVMLERKWLGDKTGQGFYKKLPDAPDPRNNRLALDWKTLEYRPAQRPKFPALEMAKNAETLPERLRLLIAPGPGKDKGSLFQWTLLTRIWNYAADCWPEIADDLASIDRAMRAGFNWELGPFEMWDAVGVPESCEKLKSRGEHVSQQAWDLLASGKTSWYSKDAEFDLATHSYQTVPVPEGIASVAAIKRANGVIRSNAGASLVDIGEGIACIELHSKKNAIGDDIVSLVTQVLHSDSGPVRNFRGFVITGDASDFSVGANLMQLLLAMQEGEWDEVDLAVRAFQRMTSAIKFCPRPVVVAPFHLCLGGGVEISLHGAARQPHAELYMGLVETGVGLIPAGGGTKEMVLHAVEAAAQSSGICPENDPRRFAFSAEYQEALKKRFETIAMARVSTSAAEARRLDLLQASDKITVNRDRLLLDARETAVYLAESGYAPPAQPMKVPVPGEQVGATLKLGVHLMRQAEFISDYDVIIAHHLIRVMCGGNLTPGSMVTEQYFLDLEREAFLSLCGERRTQERIAFTLKTGKPLRN; encoded by the coding sequence ATGAAGACAGCCAACGCCTCCTCTCCTCCCCTCTTCCGCCGCTGTGCTGTACTCGGTGCGGGCACCATGGGATCGCGTATCGCTGCGCATCTGGCCAATGCCGGCGTCCCCGTGCTGTTGCTGGATATTGTTCCGGAAGGTGCAGACGCTGGCAGCCGGGACCGCGTCGCCACGCAGGCCGTGCAGTCGTTGCTGAAAGGGAAACCTGCAGCGTTTTTTGACGCGACAAACGCAAATCTGATTACACCAGGAAATTTTGAGGATGATCTGCCGCACCTGACAACCTGCGACTGGATTATTGAAGCAGTTACGGAAGACCTTGAGATTAAACAGGCATTGCTGACAAGAATTGCCCCCTACCTGGGGCCGGCGTCCATTGTGACCACCAATACCAGTGGTCTTCCGGTGGCCTCGATTGCTGCAAAAATGCCATCGGAGTTCCGGCGGCGCTGGTTCGGGACGCACTTCTTCAATCCACCGCGCTATATGCGGCTGCTCGAAATCATCCAGACGCCGGAAGCGGACCCTCAGGCTGTGGCCGCCATCGCTTCCTTTGCCGACCGCAGATTGGGCAAGGCCATTGTTTACGCCCGCGACACGCCAAACTTCATCGCAAACCGCATCGGCGTCTTTGCCATGCTGACAGCCATAGAACTGATGCAGCAGCTCGACCTGACCATCGAGGAAGTGGATGCGCTGACAGGTTCAGCGATTGGTTGGCCGCGCACTGGGACCTTTCGCCTTGCTGACATGGTAGGCATTGATGTGCTCGCACACGTGGCGAAGAACTTTTCCAGAATAAAGTCAGAAGATGCGGCTGCAGCAAAGCTGCCCGATTTTCTGGAGGTGATGCTGGAGCGAAAGTGGCTCGGAGACAAAACCGGCCAGGGTTTTTACAAAAAGCTTCCGGATGCGCCGGACCCCAGAAACAACCGGCTGGCTCTGGACTGGAAAACACTGGAATATCGCCCGGCACAAAGGCCGAAATTTCCTGCGCTGGAAATGGCAAAGAACGCTGAGACCCTGCCGGAGCGCCTGCGTCTTTTGATTGCGCCCGGCCCAGGCAAAGACAAGGGAAGCCTTTTTCAATGGACTCTTTTGACACGCATCTGGAACTACGCCGCAGATTGCTGGCCTGAAATCGCCGATGATCTTGCTTCCATCGACCGGGCCATGCGTGCCGGATTCAACTGGGAGCTTGGACCATTTGAGATGTGGGACGCTGTCGGCGTGCCGGAATCCTGTGAAAAGTTGAAGTCTCGCGGCGAGCATGTGAGTCAACAGGCTTGGGATCTGCTTGCCTCAGGTAAAACAAGCTGGTACAGCAAAGACGCGGAGTTCGACCTTGCCACACACAGTTATCAGACTGTTCCTGTGCCTGAGGGAATTGCCAGCGTCGCAGCCATCAAGCGCGCAAACGGCGTCATTCGCAGCAATGCGGGCGCTTCTCTGGTGGACATTGGTGAGGGCATCGCCTGCATCGAGCTGCATTCGAAGAAAAACGCAATTGGAGACGACATCGTCTCTCTGGTGACCCAGGTGCTGCATTCCGACAGCGGGCCGGTGCGGAATTTTCGGGGCTTCGTCATCACTGGTGACGCCTCTGATTTTTCCGTCGGCGCAAACCTGATGCAGTTGCTGCTCGCCATGCAGGAAGGGGAATGGGACGAGGTAGACCTGGCCGTCCGCGCCTTCCAGCGCATGACCTCCGCCATCAAGTTTTGCCCGCGACCGGTGGTCGTGGCGCCTTTTCATTTATGTCTGGGCGGCGGGGTGGAAATTTCCTTGCATGGCGCGGCGCGCCAGCCTCATGCAGAGCTTTACATGGGGCTGGTGGAAACCGGGGTCGGCCTCATTCCCGCCGGGGGCGGTACGAAAGAGATGGTGCTGCATGCGGTCGAGGCCGCAGCGCAGAGTTCAGGAATCTGTCCCGAGAATGATCCCAGAAGATTTGCTTTTTCTGCGGAGTATCAGGAAGCACTCAAGAAGCGCTTTGAAACCATTGCAATGGCCAGGGTTTCTACCTCCGCCGCTGAAGCGCGCAGGCTTGACCTGCTCCAGGCATCTGACAAGATTACCGTCAATCGTGATCGCCTGTTGCTCGATGCGCGTGAGACTGCGGTTTATCTGGCCGAATCCGGATACGCTCCTCCCGCACAGCCGATGAAAGTCCCCGTCCCGGGTGAACAGGTGGGCGCGACGTTGAAGCTCGGCGTACACCTGATGCGTCAGGCAGAATTCATCAGCGATTATGATGTCATCATTGCACACCATCTCATTCGCGTCATGTGTGGAGGAAACCTCACTCCGGGAAGCATGGTGACCGAACAATATTTTCTGGACCTCGAACGTGAGGCCTTCCTTTCCTTGTGTGGCGAGCGCCGGACGCAGGAACGGATTGCATTCACTTTAAAGACAGGAAAACCACTGCGAAATTAA
- a CDS encoding acetyl-CoA C-acyltransferase translates to MRDAVIVSAVRTAVGKAPKGTLSSTRPDELAAVAIRGAMEKVAALDAKQIEDVVLGCAMPEAEQGMNVARIASLRTGLPVEASAMTINRFCSSGLQAIAIAADRVRTGSAEVMIAGGTESMSMVPMGGNKVSANPWLMEHYADSYLSMGLTAERVAAKYGITREQADAFSLSSHQKALAAIQSDKFVEEIVPVTVTYVLPTQNPAKPERKTIEFTTDEGPRADTSLEALAKLRPAFHANGTVTAGNSSQTSDGAAAVIVMSAERAHALGLKPLARFVSFATAGCLPEEMGLGPVFAIPKALKLAGLSLDQIDLIELNEAFAAQSLAVIQQAGLDPEKVNVNGGAIALGHPLGCTGAKLTATLLHEMKRRKLRYGLVTMCVGGGMGAAGVFENLE, encoded by the coding sequence ATGAGAGATGCGGTGATTGTCAGCGCAGTGCGCACAGCCGTAGGAAAAGCACCGAAGGGAACACTCTCCTCGACGCGGCCCGATGAGCTGGCGGCGGTTGCCATCAGAGGTGCGATGGAAAAAGTCGCCGCCCTGGATGCGAAGCAAATTGAGGACGTGGTCCTGGGTTGCGCCATGCCTGAGGCCGAGCAGGGAATGAACGTCGCCCGCATTGCCAGTCTGCGCACCGGGCTTCCTGTAGAAGCGTCGGCCATGACGATCAATCGGTTCTGCTCCTCCGGACTTCAGGCCATTGCCATAGCGGCAGACCGGGTCCGTACCGGGTCGGCCGAGGTGATGATTGCCGGAGGAACGGAGTCCATGAGTATGGTGCCGATGGGCGGCAATAAAGTGAGCGCGAATCCCTGGCTCATGGAGCATTATGCAGACAGCTATCTTTCCATGGGACTGACCGCAGAGCGTGTTGCAGCAAAATATGGGATCACACGCGAGCAGGCAGACGCATTTTCTCTAAGCAGCCATCAAAAGGCGCTGGCGGCAATCCAGTCAGACAAGTTTGTCGAAGAAATTGTTCCTGTAACAGTTACGTATGTTTTGCCGACGCAGAATCCGGCAAAGCCTGAACGGAAGACCATCGAATTCACAACCGATGAGGGTCCGCGAGCAGACACCTCCCTGGAAGCCCTGGCAAAGCTCCGGCCCGCCTTCCACGCCAACGGGACGGTGACGGCGGGGAACTCATCGCAGACATCGGACGGCGCTGCGGCCGTCATCGTGATGTCCGCCGAGCGCGCACATGCCCTGGGACTCAAGCCGCTGGCCCGCTTCGTCAGCTTCGCTACGGCCGGATGCCTGCCTGAAGAGATGGGCCTCGGCCCGGTCTTCGCAATTCCGAAGGCGTTGAAGCTGGCCGGATTGTCGCTGGACCAGATCGACCTCATTGAACTGAACGAGGCCTTTGCAGCCCAATCGCTGGCAGTCATCCAGCAAGCAGGGCTCGATCCGGAAAAGGTCAATGTAAACGGGGGTGCCATTGCGCTGGGACATCCTCTGGGCTGCACCGGGGCCAAGCTGACGGCGACGCTTCTGCATGAAATGAAACGCCGCAAACTGCGCTATGGACTGGTGACGATGTGTGTGGGCGGAGGCATGGGGGCTGCCGGAGTGTTTGAGAACCTGGAATAG
- a CDS encoding acyl-CoA dehydrogenase family protein, which translates to MATVSHPTSASVQAPAGGSFLIEDRLPAEIFTPEDFSDEQRQIAETAAQFAVNEVLAAAEEIEAKNFDVTRALLKKAGDLGLMAVDVPEEYGGLAMDKVTSAIIADRMSMLASFSVAFSAHVGIGTLPIVWYGTDAQREKYLPKLATGEWIAAYALSEASSGSDAMNIRTRAVLSEDGRHYILNGEKMWITNAGFADLFTVFAKIADTTDPDPQARERSAKFSAFLIERNTPGLTVGAEEHKLGIRGSSTCPLVLSDCKVPVENLLGEAGKGHHIAFNILNIGRFKLGAACVGGARTSLAHGIKYAKERKAFGKSIADFGLIQQKIADCTARIFVGESMAYRTVGMIDAALAAIPEDQKRNSREIQKRIEEYAVECSILKVWGSEMLDAVVDHVVQIYAGYGYVEEYPAERAYRDSRINRIFEGTNEINRLIITGFLMKRAMTGQLALLPAIKQIMDEVMSPPALNFDESAGDALAREAALLANAKKIALFCAGSASQKYMNTLADQQEIMADLADMLIEVYALESALLRARKNSSPLGTLCTRYYAAHAIQTIEAAARRLIAAVSEGDLLRTQLAILRRLLKHEPANAVETGRTLSRYAIEAGRYPL; encoded by the coding sequence ATGGCAACTGTTTCCCATCCCACGTCCGCTTCCGTTCAGGCCCCGGCCGGAGGCAGCTTTCTCATCGAAGACCGTCTGCCTGCAGAAATCTTTACCCCTGAAGACTTTTCTGACGAACAACGCCAGATAGCGGAAACGGCTGCGCAGTTTGCGGTCAATGAGGTACTCGCTGCGGCTGAGGAAATTGAAGCCAAAAACTTTGATGTGACGCGCGCCCTGCTCAAGAAGGCCGGAGATCTGGGCCTGATGGCCGTAGATGTTCCTGAAGAGTACGGGGGCCTGGCCATGGACAAGGTGACCTCGGCCATCATTGCAGACCGCATGTCCATGCTTGCCAGCTTTTCGGTTGCCTTCAGCGCGCACGTGGGGATCGGCACTCTGCCGATCGTCTGGTATGGGACCGATGCGCAGAGAGAAAAGTATCTGCCAAAGCTGGCGACCGGTGAATGGATCGCCGCCTATGCACTCTCTGAGGCGTCTTCCGGATCGGATGCGATGAATATCCGCACGCGTGCTGTTCTCTCTGAGGACGGCCGCCATTACATCCTGAACGGTGAAAAGATGTGGATTACCAACGCTGGTTTTGCCGACCTGTTTACTGTTTTTGCAAAAATCGCCGATACCACAGATCCCGACCCCCAGGCCCGGGAAAGGTCCGCAAAGTTTTCAGCGTTTCTGATTGAACGCAACACACCGGGGTTGACCGTTGGGGCCGAAGAGCACAAGCTTGGCATTCGTGGATCGTCCACCTGCCCGCTGGTCCTTTCTGACTGCAAGGTCCCGGTGGAAAATCTGCTGGGCGAGGCAGGGAAGGGCCATCACATCGCATTTAACATTCTGAACATTGGCCGCTTCAAACTGGGCGCCGCATGTGTCGGCGGCGCTCGCACATCGCTTGCCCATGGAATCAAATACGCAAAAGAGCGCAAGGCCTTCGGCAAGTCCATTGCTGATTTCGGGCTGATTCAGCAGAAGATCGCCGATTGCACGGCGCGCATTTTTGTCGGCGAAAGCATGGCCTATCGTACGGTCGGCATGATTGATGCGGCGCTGGCAGCCATTCCAGAAGACCAGAAGCGCAATTCGCGTGAAATTCAAAAGCGTATTGAAGAATACGCCGTGGAGTGCTCCATCCTGAAGGTGTGGGGCTCAGAGATGCTGGATGCGGTCGTGGACCACGTCGTCCAGATCTATGCCGGGTATGGATATGTCGAGGAGTATCCGGCAGAGCGGGCCTATCGCGATTCGCGGATCAACCGTATTTTTGAGGGGACAAATGAGATCAACCGGCTCATCATTACCGGATTTTTGATGAAGCGGGCCATGACGGGCCAGCTTGCTCTGCTTCCGGCGATCAAGCAAATCATGGATGAGGTGATGTCTCCGCCTGCTTTGAATTTCGATGAGTCTGCCGGCGATGCACTTGCGCGCGAAGCAGCACTCCTGGCCAACGCCAAAAAAATCGCACTCTTCTGCGCTGGAAGCGCAAGCCAGAAATACATGAACACCCTGGCCGACCAGCAGGAGATCATGGCCGATCTGGCCGACATGCTGATAGAAGTTTACGCCCTTGAGTCAGCACTTCTGCGCGCCAGAAAGAACAGCTCGCCTTTAGGGACCCTCTGCACCCGATACTATGCAGCACATGCCATCCAGACAATCGAAGCTGCTGCGCGTCGCCTGATCGCGGCAGTTTCTGAAGGGGATCTGCTGCGGACACAGCTGGCCATCCTGCGCCGCCTGCTGAAGCATGAGCCGGCAAATGCAGTGGAAACGGGCCGGACTTTGTCCAGATACGCCATCGAAGCAGGAAGATATCCGTTGTAG